The stretch of DNA AATGGCCGTTTTTCCACAGCCCCCAAGAAACAGGCGCTGGTGAAAAACGGCCATTTTTTTGTCATTTTGAAAGGAGTACAAGATGGCCTGTAAACGGCCGCCCTTTCTTGATCTGGAATAACCAGCGGGTTCCACCGTGGTGGAACCCTTCCCAGTGTTGGGGACATTTTGTAAATCTTAACGCTCATAAGCCATTTTTGCCGCAGGAATTGCGGTTATTGCGGTAGAGGTGTTTTTTTTATATTTTGACCATTAGTTGACGGGTTCATTTTTCCGAAGGAATTTGTAAATTTTAATTGAATTACTAGAAAGAATGGTTTAGCATGCTTCTCTAGAAGTCTGTGGTAAAATCAATATCTCTGGCAGTGTTTGGATTTCTCCAATTACTTTTTATCCGATAGCTTAGCGCCACTAATACTCCCGCTTCAAATAAGGAAAGGGGACACACCTCTTCGAGGAATGTCCCCAACTGATGGGTTAAAACCCCACCTGAATCAAGAATCTGTTTATCGCTGCACCTGGCAAAATCGAGGTGTTTTTATGAACCGGGATCTGCTCGGCTTCCAGCGGCTTTTTGCCTTGCTTAAAGTCCGGCTCAAGACCTTGGCCGGCCTTTTACGGGCGGGCAAAGCTGCCGGACAGAGCTTTATCAACGGTCTGTCTCTCAGCACCCGGCTTCTTTGGGGCATGAGTATCGTCATTGTTGCCTTTACTACCCTCAGCGTGGCCTGGGACATTTATGACATCCGCCGGGAGGCTGAAACAGAGATGCTTCATCGTTCCCGGGTGGTTGCCCAGGAATTAATCTCACTACGGGCTGTAATCGCTCTTAACCAGGAGAAAATCAATACTGACCCCGTGACCGGGAATGTTATGTTCAAACACTTAAACCCTGCTTCTGTCGGACGCCAGGTGGCTGAAATATTTAATGAGACTACGAGTTTCTCCCTTAAGCAAACGCGGCTTGGCGCAAGAAATCCGGTTAACCAGCCCGATTTCATCGAAACCAAAATGTTGAACCAGTTAGCGGACGACCCCGGAATATCCGAGGTATGGCAGGAAGAATCCCTGGAAGGACGCTGGTACTTCCGTTATATGCTCCCGCTAAGAGCCGAAGAATCATGCCTGATCTGCCACGGTGAGCCGGCCGGCGAAATGGATATTGCCGGTTACCCCATGGAAGGACTTAAACTTGGGGATCTGGCCGGAGCCATCAGCCTGAGAATTCCTATGGACAGCTTTCAGGAAGCTTTACGGATGCGAATCTGGGGAAGAATAATCATTGCCATATTTTTTGTCATTATTACCCGGTGGATCAGTGCCCACCTGGCCAAACGGATGGTAGCCGGACCTTTGGGGAATCTGACCGCTATGGCCAGGCGCCTTGGAGAGGGAGACTGGGAAGCGGTTCGTTCTGTGGCCGGTACGGGTGAAATCAGGGTTTTGTCCCAGGTTTTCGAGCAGGTTGCCCGGCAGCTTAAGGAGTCCCATAATATTTTGGAGGAAAAGGTAAGGAAACGGACCATGGAACTTTCAAATGCCAATAAGGAATTGGAGCGGGCCAACCGTTTCAAATCCGATGTGCTGGCCAACGTCTCCCACGAATTGCGGACACCCCTTACTGCCGTCATTGCCTTTACCGAGATGCTCCAGGATCCGGCTACCGGTAAACTGAACAAGAAACAGCGGGAATACCTTGAGGACATCGCTGACAGCAGCAGGCAGCTTTTAATGGAAGTGACGGATTTATTGCAAATGGCCCGCCTGGAAGCGGGAAAACTGGAAATTTCCCCGGAACCGCTAGATCTGGTTGAGGTGATCGGCGAAAGTCTTTCCATGTTGGATCCTCTTGCCAGGAAGAAGAATATCAAAATTGTTTTTCCGTCCGAAACAGGTGAGTGGTGGGTCCTAGCCGACCGGGCCAAGGTCAGGCATATTCTGAATAACCTGGTGAACAACTCGATTAAGTTCACGCAAAAGGGTGGAAAAGTCGTTATTTCTGTGGAACGAAGTTGCGGCAGACATTGTCTTCCGCCTGACCTGCTACAAGAGGAATCCGGCGTCCCATCCGGTGAACAATTAGATTGCCTGTTGGTCGGCGTTGCCGACAACGGTATCGGTATTGCACCCGGGGATAAGCAGAACATTTTTGAAAAGTTTCATCAACTGGGCCAACCCGGACAGGGGGCGGGTTTGGGCCTGGCCCTGGTCAAAGAGCTGGTGTTGCTTCATGGGGGAAAGATCTGGGTGGAAAGTGTGCCCGGTTGCGGGAGTACCTTCTATTTTACACTTCCATTAAAAGAACAAATGCTGTAATTCGGAGGTGGGAAAATGCCCTACAAAATCCTGGTGGTTGAAGACGATCCCAAGATCCAGAAGATCATTGTTGATTCCCTACTCAAGGAGGGATATCTGGTTTCTGCCAGTTCCAACGGACGGGATGCGCTGCAGAAAGCTCAGTCTGAGTTTCCCGACCTGGTGATCCTTGATCTGCGTCTGCCTGAAATCGATGGTCTGGAGGTCTGTTTTCGTTTGCGCAAGACAAGATCGGTGCCGGTAATCATTGTTTCCGCCCGCGGTGAGGAGGCCGACAAGGTGGCCGGTTTCACCCTGGGGGCTGACGATTACATCACCAAGCCCTTTAGCCCTACTGAACTACTCTTGCGAGTTAAGGCAGTCATGCGCCGGGTACGGGAGCACACGGAAGGAATGGATCAGGACCGGGTTTCAGCACACGGTTTGGACATTGATCGCGTATGCCGTTCGGTAAAGTTAGAAGGGAAAACTGTGGAACTGACCGCAAGAGAATTTGATCTGCTCTGGATCCTGGCCACCCATCCCAATCGCGTTTTCAGTCGCGATCAGCTTCTTAACCTGGTTTGGAAGGATGAGTTCGAAGCTGATCCGGCCACCGTAACTGTTTTAATTCGCCGCCTGAGGCAGAAGCTGGAGAAAAAACCGGAAAATCCTGACATTATTAAAACGGTCTGGGGTGTTGGCTACAAATTCCAATCTTTTAGTTAAATAGGGTGAACTTGATTTCGCCATTCAGGACCTTCACATAATATTTGAGATTTCCCCAACATTTTCATAGCATGGCAGAAGCTAAGATTTTTGGACATGGCCCAGGTAACATTTATTAATTACTTTCGAGTAGTTAACGGCATAATATAAACCATTAACTGATTAATGGAGGTTTGATATGCAATATACTGTTACCAGGGTGAATAACCCCGCCGCCATGCAGGCGTTTATGCAGATACCCCGGATGGTTTACCAGGGCGGCAAAATACCGCCGGCCAATGCCGGCGGCACCAACTGGATGCGCTTTACGCCCCTGGCCAACCCGACCTTGCAGCATGTCAGGTTCGCCAACTTTGTGGCCCTGGAAGGCAATCAGCCCGTGGGGCGGATAACCGCCTCGTATGACCTGCTGAACCCCCGTCCTGAGGAAGGGTTTTGGGGTAGTTTCGAATGTGTTGAACGCCCGGAAGTGGCCAGGCTTCTACTGGACGCGGCTGCCGGGTGGCTGAACAAGCAGGGTAAGACCGTTATGATCGGCCCGGCCACTTTAAATACCAATCAACAGGTCGGCTTGTTAATTGAGGGTTTTGAGTATGAGCCACAGGCAGAGATACCATATAATCCACCGTATTACAAGGATCTGTTGGCTGAATCCGGATTGGAAAAGCTGCATGACCTGGAATGTTTTGAATGGCGCCTGCCCGACGAGTTACCACCAAAACTGCGGGACGCCACAGCGCCTCCCGGCCTTACGATCCGTCCGGTGAATTACCGGGCATTAAATAACGAGGCCGGGATTGTCATGGAAGTTCATAACAAGTCCATGTCCAGAATATGGGGTTTTATTCCCATGACCATCGAAGAAGCCAGTGGTTTTTTGCAAAGCTTGGCTGCCAGCGTTCCCCCGGATCTGTTTCTTATATTTGAGATGGGCGGCGAGCCGGCCGGCATGTTACTATCCATACCCATCAGGCGACCGAGTCCGGGTGGAAATGATGGGCTGGTTAGATTGGCTATCGGGGGCGTAGTGCCGAAATTCCAACACAGGGGTATACACTGGTATATTTTAAAGGAGACCTATGAGCGTTGCAGAAAACTTGGCTACACCAGCGGCGAGGCCTCGCAGGTTGCCGAAAGTAATGATGTGGTAAAAAGAAGAGTTATAAAACCCCTGTTTGGTGGTAAGGTGATCAAGTTATACCGTGTTTATAAGCGGGATATTGGTTAGACCAAGCATAAATAGTATCTTCGGATACAATTTTATTTAACCCCATACTCCGGTGGAAAGCAGAGCTGTTTAAGCAGGAACCTTAACGAGTATCTTGGATTTAGGTTTTATTGTAACACTTCTCTTTGATAATATGGAACAAATTATCAAGAGAGGAGGTTTAATAATGGGATATGGTGGTGGCGGTCTCCGTGGAAGCGGTATTCTGTTTCTTGTTCTGATACTGCTTGTCTTTGGCACAGGCTTCTTCGGTTTCCCTTTTTATAGCGCCGACAAATAATCAGGTAGAAAATACTTATGTGAATGAAATAGGAACCTACTCTTATTTGGTAGGTTCCTATTTCACATTGACATGGATGTCATCAGTAAAGCGTAAATGAATAAAAATTGATATTGCTTTTTCCCGGGCAAAATTTATTACTACATCTAACCCCGGCGAAGTGCACTCAAAGCTTTTGGTACACTGATGCAGTTAATATACCCTTAAAACCCCAGGAGTTAAACTTTTCATGCAAAATAGCTTCTATTTGATTTGAACTGGGGTCAGCCGTCAATTTATGGTAAACAATAGTTCAGGCTGTAACATATTTTCAACCAACTGAATAGTTTATTATTGAACAACAAAAAAAGGAGGGTTTTAAATGCCAGCTGGTGGTACTTTTTTTGACGGCAGCTTTATCCTGTTTCTGGTTCTGATTCTGCTTGTATTCGGCATGGGCTTCTTTGGCTTCGGATATGGCGGTATTTGTAGCACCGATAAGTAAAAAAAGAATAAACTAGGCCAGTAAGGTGTAAAAGCTAGAAACTCGTTCTTATAGACTGGGAATTGGGTTTCTAGCTTTTATTTCCGAACCTCTCATAATAATAGGAACAGAATAAAATGCAAGCGAGGTGAATTTAATTGAATCCCGTTTCCTTGTTTTTAGTTTTAAATATGCTATTACTTAGCTCAGACCCTCATGCAGATAAAAGACTGGAATTTACTCGCGAATTTATAGAACAGTTAAGGCACTCGGTATATTCTATTCAAGAAGGTGTTCAAGCTATGCATTCAGGTATGGAAAACTTTAGAACTATGATCATGCCACAATATGACCTACAAGATGATCAAAGAACTGAAACGTAGGATACCAAATAAAAAGAAGATTTGAGCGCTTTG from Desulfoscipio gibsoniae DSM 7213 encodes:
- a CDS encoding ATP-binding protein, with amino-acid sequence MNRDLLGFQRLFALLKVRLKTLAGLLRAGKAAGQSFINGLSLSTRLLWGMSIVIVAFTTLSVAWDIYDIRREAETEMLHRSRVVAQELISLRAVIALNQEKINTDPVTGNVMFKHLNPASVGRQVAEIFNETTSFSLKQTRLGARNPVNQPDFIETKMLNQLADDPGISEVWQEESLEGRWYFRYMLPLRAEESCLICHGEPAGEMDIAGYPMEGLKLGDLAGAISLRIPMDSFQEALRMRIWGRIIIAIFFVIITRWISAHLAKRMVAGPLGNLTAMARRLGEGDWEAVRSVAGTGEIRVLSQVFEQVARQLKESHNILEEKVRKRTMELSNANKELERANRFKSDVLANVSHELRTPLTAVIAFTEMLQDPATGKLNKKQREYLEDIADSSRQLLMEVTDLLQMARLEAGKLEISPEPLDLVEVIGESLSMLDPLARKKNIKIVFPSETGEWWVLADRAKVRHILNNLVNNSIKFTQKGGKVVISVERSCGRHCLPPDLLQEESGVPSGEQLDCLLVGVADNGIGIAPGDKQNIFEKFHQLGQPGQGAGLGLALVKELVLLHGGKIWVESVPGCGSTFYFTLPLKEQML
- a CDS encoding response regulator transcription factor, which gives rise to MPYKILVVEDDPKIQKIIVDSLLKEGYLVSASSNGRDALQKAQSEFPDLVILDLRLPEIDGLEVCFRLRKTRSVPVIIVSARGEEADKVAGFTLGADDYITKPFSPTELLLRVKAVMRRVREHTEGMDQDRVSAHGLDIDRVCRSVKLEGKTVELTAREFDLLWILATHPNRVFSRDQLLNLVWKDEFEADPATVTVLIRRLRQKLEKKPENPDIIKTVWGVGYKFQSFS